The following coding sequences lie in one Haladaptatus sp. DJG-WS-42 genomic window:
- a CDS encoding class 1 fructose-bisphosphatase translates to MSTLARIIDTVAETAPDIRAGLTGRRTYEAAENPSGEAQLAADLYADDLLSERLLSLDGVATYASEERDEIDGNPVAAGYHLACDPLDGSSNLKSNNTMGTILGVYDAPLPASGHDLVAAAYVLFGPITTMIVATDDSVTEYIVEDGEKRVVREDITLPDEPVTYGFGGRVSEWTPAFTEFAREIEQELKLRYGGAMIGDVNQVLTYGGIFAYPGLRSRPEGKLRLQFEGNPIAYIVEAAGGRSSDGTQSLLSVEATDLHQRVPVHVGNSRLIDRLEAALAD, encoded by the coding sequence ATGAGCACACTCGCGCGCATCATCGACACCGTCGCCGAGACGGCCCCCGATATCCGTGCGGGGCTAACCGGACGGCGCACCTACGAAGCAGCGGAGAATCCGTCGGGCGAGGCCCAACTCGCGGCCGACCTCTACGCGGACGACCTCCTCAGCGAGCGCCTGCTCTCGCTCGACGGTGTTGCGACCTACGCCTCAGAAGAGCGCGACGAAATCGACGGAAACCCCGTCGCGGCCGGGTATCACCTCGCCTGTGACCCCCTTGACGGGTCCTCGAACCTCAAGTCCAACAACACGATGGGGACGATTCTCGGCGTCTATGACGCGCCGCTCCCCGCGAGTGGACACGACCTCGTCGCGGCCGCCTACGTCCTCTTTGGCCCCATCACGACGATGATTGTGGCCACAGATGACAGCGTGACCGAGTACATCGTCGAAGACGGCGAAAAGCGCGTCGTCCGCGAGGACATCACGCTCCCCGACGAGCCAGTCACCTACGGCTTCGGCGGGCGCGTCTCCGAGTGGACGCCCGCGTTCACCGAGTTCGCCCGCGAGATAGAACAAGAGCTGAAACTGCGCTACGGCGGGGCGATGATTGGCGACGTGAATCAGGTGCTCACGTACGGTGGCATCTTCGCCTACCCCGGCCTGCGCTCGCGCCCGGAGGGGAAACTCCGCCTGCAGTTCGAAGGGAACCCAATCGCCTACATCGTAGAAGCCGCGGGTGGCCGTTCCTCCGATGGAACCCAGTCGCTGCTCTCGGTCGAGGCGACCGACCTCCACCAGCGCGTGCCGGTTCACGTCGGCAATTCTCGCCTCATCGACCGGCTCGAAGCCGCACTCGCAGACTGA
- a CDS encoding transposase has protein sequence MHYNYKYRLDPPEAIREELLYHVDTCRQLYNHVLYLLNEAEDIPARYEVQGRLPDFKTWWDDLGDVHSKVLQMVVKRVYDNLSTLKAQKENGRAVGMLKWKAPREYQSFTYNQSGFKLKNTSGRPVLWLSKIGEIPIHLHRNIPENATIKQVTVKQEPTGKWYATFGIDVDEATPEKPETPEQVVGIDVGILKYAHDTDGYAIESPDFSDERERLERAQRNLSRKERGSANWEKQRQVVAERHADLKRKRRDFLHKLSNHYAKEYDLVAVEDLDAKRLVELPDNSRNRAGAAWGTFLRMLQYKCKREGTHFVAVDAEDTTKECASCGVKTDKPLWMREHSCPSCGFEADRDANAAWNILSRGLEKVGVVHSESTPVETALPVDTPVSAKRVVETGSPTLKERTEKAVSE, from the coding sequence ATGCACTACAACTACAAGTATCGACTCGACCCACCAGAAGCCATCCGCGAGGAACTTCTGTACCACGTCGATACTTGTAGACAACTGTACAACCACGTTCTCTACCTGCTCAACGAGGCAGAGGACATTCCCGCCCGCTACGAGGTACAGGGACGACTTCCAGACTTCAAAACGTGGTGGGATGACCTCGGAGACGTTCACTCGAAAGTGTTACAGATGGTCGTCAAACGCGTCTACGACAACCTCTCTACGCTCAAAGCACAGAAAGAGAACGGACGCGCCGTGGGGATGCTCAAGTGGAAGGCTCCTCGGGAGTATCAGTCGTTCACCTACAATCAGTCCGGCTTCAAACTCAAGAACACGAGTGGTCGGCCCGTGTTGTGGTTGAGCAAAATCGGAGAGATCCCAATTCACCTCCACCGAAACATTCCCGAGAACGCGACCATCAAACAGGTCACGGTCAAACAAGAACCCACGGGCAAATGGTACGCTACGTTCGGTATCGACGTGGACGAAGCCACCCCAGAGAAGCCTGAGACGCCGGAGCAGGTCGTTGGCATCGACGTGGGGATTCTCAAGTACGCACACGACACCGATGGGTACGCCATCGAAAGTCCCGACTTCAGCGACGAGCGTGAGCGACTCGAACGCGCCCAACGCAACCTCTCTCGGAAGGAACGCGGCTCCGCGAATTGGGAGAAACAACGGCAGGTCGTGGCCGAACGACACGCTGACCTCAAGCGAAAGCGACGGGACTTCCTTCACAAACTCTCGAACCACTACGCGAAAGAATACGACCTCGTGGCCGTGGAGGACTTGGACGCGAAGAGACTGGTCGAACTGCCGGACAACTCTCGTAACCGGGCGGGAGCGGCGTGGGGAACGTTCCTACGAATGCTCCAATACAAGTGTAAGCGCGAAGGGACGCACTTCGTCGCGGTTGACGCGGAAGATACGACGAAGGAATGTGCGTCTTGCGGCGTGAAGACAGACAAGCCGCTGTGGATGCGCGAACACTCCTGTCCCTCGTGTGGATTCGAGGCGGACAGGGACGCGAACGCGGCGTGGAATATTCTTTCTCGCGGTCTCGAAAAAGTAGGAGTGGTTCACTCCGAATCAACGCCTGTGGAGACTGCACTCCCTGTAGATACACCCGTATCTGCAAAGCGCGTCGTGGAAACAGGAAGCCCCACCCTCAAGGAGCGAACGGAGAAAGCCGTGAGCGAGTAG
- a CDS encoding DUF5658 family protein yields MTADVLLTVYGLELGLTELNPVAVRAISAFGYAGLGLLKCLALGIGLVCWALTPHQYAPVIPLGLATPSIIAVCINTALVFLVV; encoded by the coding sequence ATGACTGCCGATGTCTTGTTAACGGTTTACGGCCTAGAACTCGGATTAACGGAACTGAACCCTGTTGCCGTTCGCGCAATTTCGGCGTTTGGCTACGCGGGACTTGGCTTACTCAAATGTCTGGCCCTTGGAATCGGGTTGGTGTGTTGGGCGCTCACACCACACCAGTACGCCCCGGTTATTCCGCTCGGGCTTGCCACGCCGTCGATTATCGCGGTGTGCATCAATACCGCGCTCGTGTTCCTCGTCGTCTAG
- a CDS encoding aldolase, which translates to MIPVDDSPIIRDGKSLILAYDHGLEHGPVDFTDVPERMDPKTVFDIATHDAVSAFAVQKGLAEAYYPSYEDDVNLLVKMNGTSNLWMGEPDSPVNCSVDYAAEIGADAVGFTVYSGSNHEVEMFEEFRDVQEKAREYDLPVVMWSYPRGQGLKNDTSPNTIAYATRIAHEVGADIAKVKYPGSQDAMELAVKAAGATKVVMSGGSKTSDEEFLSTVNSAMNAGAKGLAVGRNVWQREEPEHILDALEELIFNGKSVEAALE; encoded by the coding sequence ATGATTCCGGTTGACGACTCCCCAATTATCCGGGATGGAAAGTCACTCATTCTCGCGTACGACCACGGTCTCGAACACGGTCCGGTGGACTTCACCGACGTCCCAGAGCGGATGGACCCCAAGACGGTGTTCGACATCGCAACACACGACGCAGTGAGTGCCTTTGCCGTCCAGAAAGGGCTCGCAGAAGCCTACTACCCGTCCTACGAGGACGACGTGAACCTCCTCGTCAAAATGAACGGCACCTCGAACCTCTGGATGGGCGAGCCAGACTCGCCAGTCAACTGCTCTGTGGACTACGCCGCAGAGATTGGCGCAGACGCCGTTGGCTTTACCGTCTACAGTGGGTCGAACCACGAAGTCGAGATGTTCGAAGAGTTCCGCGACGTCCAAGAGAAAGCCCGCGAGTACGACCTCCCCGTCGTCATGTGGTCGTACCCACGCGGACAGGGACTCAAAAACGACACCTCACCGAACACCATCGCCTACGCGACCCGCATCGCCCACGAAGTCGGCGCTGACATTGCGAAGGTCAAGTACCCAGGCAGCCAGGATGCCATGGAACTCGCCGTCAAGGCCGCAGGCGCGACGAAAGTCGTCATGAGCGGCGGGTCGAAGACCTCAGACGAGGAGTTCCTCTCGACGGTCAACTCCGCGATGAACGCTGGCGCGAAGGGCCTCGCCGTGGGCCGCAACGTCTGGCAGCGCGAGGAGCCAGAACACATCCTCGACGCACTCGAAGAGCTCATCTTCAACGGCAAATCCGTCGAAGCCGCCCTCGAATGA
- a CDS encoding MaoC family dehydratase, producing the protein MNVPLCEQSAGFFTSLRARAGMTGRYYEEFEVGETVEHAVRRTISESDNQTFCDMTMNQQPLHLDAEFAKETQFGRRLVNGLYTMSLAVGLTIPDMTDGTIVANLSYDNVSHPKPVFHGDTIRVQSTVTEKRETSDGERGVVTMHVEVFNQDDDLVCEFDRTTLSLKKPAE; encoded by the coding sequence TTGAACGTACCTCTCTGTGAGCAATCGGCGGGATTTTTCACCTCACTCCGCGCACGTGCGGGTATGACCGGCCGATACTACGAGGAGTTCGAGGTTGGCGAGACTGTCGAGCACGCGGTTCGTCGCACCATCTCAGAGAGCGACAACCAGACGTTCTGTGACATGACGATGAACCAACAGCCACTCCACCTCGACGCGGAGTTCGCAAAAGAGACGCAGTTCGGGCGACGGCTCGTAAACGGGCTCTACACGATGAGTCTCGCGGTTGGCCTCACCATTCCGGACATGACCGACGGCACCATCGTTGCGAACCTCTCCTACGACAACGTCAGCCACCCGAAACCCGTCTTCCACGGCGATACGATTCGCGTCCAATCGACGGTGACCGAAAAGCGCGAAACGTCGGATGGCGAACGCGGCGTCGTCACCATGCACGTCGAAGTGTTCAATCAGGACGACGACCTCGTCTGTGAGTTTGACCGAACAACGCTGTCGCTCAAAAAACCAGCCGAATAA
- a CDS encoding acyl-CoA carboxylase subunit beta: MKVTIAKGANEEEAAAIAEALAQNFRNEVEVYVRGADEPAAIADGSDLPEPEVEPEADDFGPTEREEQLWAEIEEIDLGGPEKYKQRLPDQGKLFVRDRMKLWFDDGLLFEDGKFAQFDADDKLPADGLITGAAEFEDREVHFMANDFTVKAGSMARHGVEKFLRMQQRALKSGKPVLYLMDSSGGRIDQQTGFFANREGIGKYYYNHSMLSGRVPQICVLYGPCIAGAAYTPVFADFTIMVEKMSAMAIASPRMVQMVTGEDISMEDLGGPAVHAKHTGSADLVARDEEHARELGAKLISYLPDNADEKPPRAEPKPPAKSPEGIDGMIPREPNRGYDMVDLIERIVDRDSFFELQAEYGKEIITAFARLDGRPVGIIANQPAHRAGAIFPKAAEKAAEFVWKCDAFDVPLLYLCDTPGFMAGSQVEKEGILEQGKKMIYATSSATVPKQSVVIRKAYGAGIYAMSGPAYDPEGVIGLPTGEIGIMGPEAAINAVYRNHLDAIEDPEERAKRTEELREEYRHDIDIHRMASEVVVDEIVPPSTLRQELVNRFNFYENVEKDLPSKKHGTIL, from the coding sequence ATGAAAGTCACCATCGCCAAAGGTGCAAACGAGGAGGAAGCCGCGGCCATCGCGGAAGCCCTCGCCCAAAACTTCCGAAACGAGGTCGAGGTGTACGTGCGCGGAGCGGACGAACCCGCCGCAATCGCAGACGGGAGCGACCTGCCGGAACCAGAAGTGGAACCCGAAGCGGACGACTTCGGGCCAACTGAGCGCGAGGAGCAACTCTGGGCAGAAATCGAGGAAATCGACCTCGGCGGGCCGGAGAAGTACAAACAGCGCCTCCCCGACCAAGGAAAGCTGTTCGTCCGCGACCGGATGAAACTCTGGTTCGACGACGGACTGCTGTTCGAAGACGGAAAGTTCGCGCAGTTCGACGCAGACGACAAACTTCCTGCCGATGGCCTCATCACAGGTGCTGCGGAGTTCGAAGACCGCGAGGTGCACTTCATGGCGAACGACTTCACCGTGAAAGCCGGGTCGATGGCCCGTCACGGTGTCGAGAAGTTCCTGCGGATGCAACAGCGCGCGCTCAAAAGCGGGAAGCCCGTGCTCTACCTGATGGATTCGTCTGGGGGTCGCATCGACCAGCAGACCGGCTTTTTCGCCAACCGCGAAGGGATTGGCAAGTACTACTACAACCACTCGATGCTCTCCGGGCGTGTGCCACAGATTTGTGTGCTCTACGGGCCGTGTATTGCGGGCGCAGCGTACACGCCGGTGTTCGCTGATTTCACCATTATGGTCGAGAAGATGAGCGCGATGGCGATTGCCTCCCCGCGCATGGTGCAGATGGTCACCGGCGAGGACATCTCGATGGAAGACCTTGGCGGCCCGGCGGTGCACGCAAAACACACCGGGAGTGCCGACCTCGTCGCCCGCGACGAAGAACACGCCCGCGAACTCGGCGCGAAACTCATCTCTTATCTCCCGGACAACGCGGATGAAAAACCGCCGCGCGCAGAGCCAAAGCCACCGGCAAAATCCCCAGAGGGCATCGACGGCATGATTCCGCGCGAGCCAAATCGTGGCTACGACATGGTTGACCTCATCGAGCGCATCGTCGACCGCGACTCGTTTTTCGAGCTGCAAGCCGAGTACGGCAAGGAGATTATCACGGCGTTCGCCCGGCTTGACGGGCGGCCAGTCGGCATCATCGCAAACCAACCCGCCCACCGCGCGGGTGCAATCTTCCCGAAGGCTGCAGAGAAGGCCGCAGAGTTCGTCTGGAAGTGCGACGCCTTCGACGTGCCGCTGCTCTATCTCTGTGACACGCCGGGCTTCATGGCCGGGTCGCAAGTCGAGAAAGAGGGCATCTTAGAGCAGGGCAAGAAGATGATTTACGCCACCTCGTCTGCCACTGTGCCAAAGCAGTCGGTCGTCATCCGCAAGGCGTACGGCGCAGGCATTTACGCCATGTCCGGACCAGCGTACGATCCAGAGGGCGTGATTGGGCTGCCAACCGGTGAAATCGGGATTATGGGGCCTGAAGCTGCGATTAACGCCGTTTATCGTAACCATTTAGACGCCATCGAAGACCCTGAAGAGCGCGCAAAACGCACCGAAGAACTCCGCGAAGAGTACCGCCACGACATCGACATCCACCGCATGGCAAGCGAAGTCGTCGTGGACGAAATCGTGCCACCGAGCACGCTTCGCCAAGAACTCGTAAACCGATTTAACTTCTACGAGAACGTCGAAAAAGACCTGCCGAGCAAGAAGCACGGCACCATCCTCTAA
- a CDS encoding SRPBCC family protein encodes MTVRVAETFELPATPARVWEFIADPAKRAEYISVVDSYTIDNKEGTKATWQISIPIPFIDKTVPVRTEDVKREEPRFIKFVGKSSVMHVVGEHELTETETGTQLANRFVVEGKVPGVERFFKRNLSKELSNLEAALLADLSESAE; translated from the coding sequence ATGACCGTCCGGGTTGCAGAAACGTTCGAGTTGCCCGCCACCCCCGCTCGCGTCTGGGAGTTCATCGCAGACCCGGCCAAACGCGCAGAGTACATCAGCGTCGTCGATTCCTACACCATCGACAACAAGGAGGGGACAAAAGCCACGTGGCAAATCAGTATTCCAATCCCCTTCATCGACAAAACCGTCCCCGTGCGCACCGAAGACGTCAAGCGCGAGGAGCCAAGGTTCATCAAATTCGTTGGCAAGTCCTCCGTGATGCACGTCGTTGGCGAACACGAACTCACCGAGACGGAGACCGGCACGCAACTCGCAAATCGGTTCGTCGTTGAAGGCAAGGTACCGGGTGTCGAGCGATTCTTCAAACGCAATCTAAGCAAGGAACTCTCAAATCTCGAAGCCGCGTTGCTTGCTGACCTCAGCGAATCAGCCGAGTAA
- a CDS encoding Glu/Leu/Phe/Val dehydrogenase, whose amino-acid sequence MSEEANPFESLQRQIDNASQFLDVRPDVLERLKHPQRVLETNLSVKLDDGTIGVFKAFRSQFNGDRGPYKGGIRYHPGVTRDEVKALSGWMVYKCAVVDIPYGGGKGGIVINPKDHSEDELERITRSFAKELRPIIGEDRDIPAPDVNTGQREMNWIKDTYETLENTTAPGVVTGKALESGGSEGRVEATGRSTMLTAREAFDYLDKDMEGASVAVQGYGNAGSIAAYLIEDLGANIVAVSDSSGAVYNPDGLDARAVKEFKNDTGSVTGYSEATEELSNDDLLTLDVDLLVPAALENAIDGDLAKKVRADVIVEAANGPLTPEADEVLTESDVYVFPDILANAGGVTVSYFEWVQNRQRFYWSEERVNDELETVIVNAFNGLVSAYETHGLPNFRTAAYVVAIQRVVKAFEEGGTFP is encoded by the coding sequence ATGTCCGAAGAGGCGAACCCATTCGAAAGCCTACAGCGACAAATCGACAATGCGTCTCAGTTCCTCGACGTTCGCCCGGATGTTTTAGAACGGCTCAAACATCCCCAGCGCGTGCTCGAAACGAATCTGAGCGTGAAGCTCGACGACGGGACGATTGGCGTGTTCAAAGCGTTCCGCTCGCAGTTTAACGGCGATCGTGGGCCATACAAAGGCGGTATTCGGTATCATCCGGGCGTCACCCGCGACGAGGTCAAAGCACTCTCTGGGTGGATGGTGTACAAGTGCGCCGTCGTTGACATCCCGTACGGCGGCGGTAAGGGTGGCATCGTCATCAACCCGAAAGACCACTCAGAAGACGAACTCGAACGCATCACGCGGTCGTTCGCAAAAGAACTCCGCCCAATTATTGGCGAAGACCGCGACATTCCCGCGCCGGACGTGAACACCGGCCAGCGCGAGATGAACTGGATCAAAGACACCTACGAGACCCTCGAAAACACGACCGCACCCGGCGTCGTGACGGGGAAGGCCTTAGAAAGCGGCGGCAGTGAAGGCCGCGTCGAGGCAACCGGTCGCTCGACGATGCTCACCGCCCGCGAGGCGTTCGACTATCTCGATAAGGACATGGAGGGCGCGAGCGTCGCCGTCCAAGGCTACGGGAACGCGGGTTCCATCGCTGCCTACCTCATCGAAGACCTCGGCGCAAATATCGTCGCCGTGAGCGACTCCTCCGGCGCGGTGTACAATCCTGACGGCTTAGACGCCCGTGCGGTCAAGGAGTTCAAAAACGACACCGGCTCGGTCACAGGCTATTCCGAAGCCACCGAGGAGCTGTCGAACGACGACCTCCTCACCCTCGACGTTGACTTGCTCGTCCCTGCGGCGCTCGAAAACGCCATCGACGGTGACCTCGCAAAAAAAGTCCGCGCAGACGTCATTGTGGAAGCCGCAAACGGCCCGCTCACCCCTGAAGCAGACGAGGTGCTCACCGAGAGCGACGTATATGTCTTCCCCGACATTCTCGCAAACGCGGGCGGCGTGACGGTCAGCTACTTCGAATGGGTACAGAACCGCCAGCGCTTCTACTGGTCTGAAGAGCGCGTCAACGACGAACTCGAAACGGTCATCGTAAACGCGTTCAACGGCCTCGTTTCCGCCTACGAGACCCACGGGTTGCCGAACTTCCGCACGGCCGCCTACGTCGTCGCCATCCAGCGCGTCGTCAAGGCGTTCGAAGAAGGCGGCACCTTCCCGTAA
- a CDS encoding RIO1 family regulatory kinase/ATPase, translating into MAFRRFLRGRVEWDRLESVARAIAERYGEDEVRIEFLEADNWLSTPCVVNERWFVKIITEQNSLVHALLTTGRNIGAFTSGTEGFFDHFGTAYGMAEHEFEATKKLREIGINAPEPIEAFEFEDLGVLVLEYLPEFRTLNELSDSEALAYAPDLFESLATMHDNSLAHGDLRGENVLIANNTLYFIDATNVKASGLADARSYDLACGLAALEPLIGAGPAVDAALESYRVDELLAAQDFLDFINMRPDHDFEAGVVKGEIEKRAA; encoded by the coding sequence ATGGCATTCAGGCGGTTCCTCCGCGGTCGGGTCGAGTGGGACCGATTAGAGTCGGTCGCGAGAGCCATCGCCGAGCGCTACGGTGAAGACGAGGTGCGCATCGAGTTTCTCGAAGCCGACAACTGGCTCTCTACACCCTGTGTCGTAAACGAACGGTGGTTCGTGAAAATCATCACCGAGCAGAACTCGCTCGTTCACGCCCTGCTCACGACCGGTCGCAACATCGGCGCGTTCACGAGCGGGACGGAGGGGTTTTTCGACCACTTTGGAACCGCCTACGGCATGGCCGAACACGAGTTCGAGGCGACGAAGAAGCTGCGCGAAATCGGCATTAATGCCCCGGAACCCATCGAAGCCTTCGAGTTCGAAGACCTCGGCGTGCTCGTCCTCGAATACCTCCCCGAGTTTCGGACGCTCAATGAGTTATCGGACAGTGAGGCGCTTGCCTATGCTCCAGACCTGTTCGAGTCGCTTGCTACCATGCACGACAACAGCCTCGCTCACGGCGACCTTCGCGGCGAAAACGTCCTCATCGCCAACAACACACTCTACTTCATCGACGCGACCAACGTGAAAGCATCCGGCCTCGCAGACGCCCGGTCGTACGACCTCGCGTGTGGGCTCGCCGCGCTCGAACCCCTCATCGGCGCAGGCCCGGCCGTAGACGCTGCGCTCGAAAGTTATCGTGTCGATGAGTTGCTCGCCGCACAGGACTTCCTCGATTTCATCAACATGCGCCCCGACCACGATTTCGAAGCCGGAGTCGTGAAAGGTGAAATCGAAAAGCGTGCGGCCTGA
- a CDS encoding acyl-CoA dehydrogenase family protein produces MDFSLPAEHRMIRDTVREFCDEEIVPIAQDIEDEHRYPGEVFSALADLDMMGVPISEEYGGLGGDQLMYALTTEEIGRASGSVGLSYAAHISLASKPIEMFGTDAQKERWLRPLAEGDYVGSWALTEPGSGSDASNMQTTAEKDGDEWVLNGTKQFITNASEAGSVLVKAVTDPGAGYDGISTFIVDPRNDDGFEVTTVWDKMGLNASPTCEIQFNDVRVSEDRLLGEVGEGWKQTMKTLNGGRISIAALSVGIAQGSYEAAHKYSKEREQFGQPISKFDAIRDKIVSMDRKIERARLLTHKSAWQYDQGMDVTKSSALAKLDASEVAREVSEDAVQVLGGYGYTTDFAPQRMYRDAKLMEIGEGTSEIQHLVIGRQLGL; encoded by the coding sequence ATGGATTTCAGTCTACCAGCAGAACACCGGATGATTCGAGATACCGTCCGTGAGTTCTGTGACGAGGAGATTGTCCCCATTGCACAGGATATCGAGGATGAACACCGCTATCCCGGTGAGGTGTTCTCCGCCCTCGCAGACCTCGACATGATGGGCGTCCCCATCTCCGAGGAGTACGGTGGGCTTGGTGGCGACCAGCTCATGTACGCACTCACGACCGAAGAAATCGGTCGTGCCTCCGGCTCTGTCGGTCTCTCTTACGCCGCCCACATCTCGCTCGCCTCGAAACCAATCGAGATGTTCGGCACCGACGCCCAGAAAGAGCGTTGGCTTCGCCCGCTCGCAGAAGGCGACTACGTTGGGTCGTGGGCACTCACCGAACCCGGCAGCGGCAGTGACGCCTCGAACATGCAGACAACGGCCGAAAAAGACGGCGACGAGTGGGTCTTAAACGGCACGAAGCAGTTCATCACGAACGCGAGCGAAGCCGGTTCAGTGCTCGTAAAGGCCGTCACCGACCCCGGCGCCGGGTACGACGGCATCTCGACGTTCATCGTGGACCCGCGCAACGACGATGGCTTCGAAGTCACGACTGTCTGGGACAAGATGGGCTTAAACGCCTCGCCGACCTGCGAGATTCAGTTCAACGACGTGCGTGTCTCTGAAGACCGTTTGCTTGGTGAAGTAGGCGAAGGCTGGAAGCAGACGATGAAGACGCTGAATGGGGGGCGCATCTCGATTGCCGCGCTTTCAGTGGGTATCGCGCAGGGTTCCTACGAAGCCGCCCACAAGTACTCCAAAGAGCGCGAGCAGTTCGGCCAGCCGATTTCGAAGTTCGACGCCATCCGCGACAAAATCGTCTCGATGGACCGCAAAATCGAGCGCGCCCGCCTCCTCACCCACAAGTCGGCGTGGCAGTACGACCAAGGCATGGACGTGACCAAGTCCTCCGCGCTCGCCAAACTCGACGCAAGTGAGGTCGCCCGCGAGGTCTCAGAGGACGCAGTCCAAGTGCTCGGTGGTTACGGCTATACCACGGACTTTGCCCCACAGCGGATGTACCGCGACGCCAAGCTCATGGAGATCGGGGAAGGCACTTCCGAGATTCAGCACCTCGTCATCGGCCGCCAACTCGGGCTGTAA
- a CDS encoding DUF2080 family transposase-associated protein, translated as MMDRFEIEGEEVLDGTAKPSGNSAHVIVPKRWRGADVKVVRVSEPDSDE; from the coding sequence GTGATGGACCGGTTTGAAATCGAAGGTGAAGAAGTCCTCGACGGGACTGCGAAACCATCGGGGAATAGTGCCCACGTTATCGTTCCTAAACGCTGGCGTGGAGCCGACGTGAAAGTCGTCCGCGTTTCCGAACCCGACTCAGACGAATAG
- a CDS encoding CoA ester lyase, with product MARRSILFSPGDRPEMMRKAPGIGADVVIFDLEDAVAPTQKQAAREAVNDVLTDDEFDPDCEVCVRVNPIGTVTEADLDGVLAGDPRLDAIMLPKATGARDVDTLEAMLAERGFDLPVFSLVESAAGVLNAADIAAADATSALVFGAEDLAADIGATRTEKGTEVLYAREHAVLAASAAGVDAIDTVYTAIRDTDGLADETAFAIELGYDGKMAIHPAQVSVINDAFTPESDQVEWATAVLAARDEAEAEGRGVFRVNDEMIDAPLIAQAERIVARARAANLL from the coding sequence ATGGCACGAAGAAGCATTCTGTTCTCCCCGGGCGACCGCCCGGAGATGATGCGGAAAGCGCCCGGAATCGGCGCTGACGTGGTTATTTTCGACCTCGAAGACGCCGTCGCGCCAACGCAAAAGCAGGCGGCGCGCGAGGCGGTGAATGACGTGCTCACCGACGACGAGTTCGACCCTGACTGTGAGGTGTGCGTCCGCGTGAACCCGATTGGAACCGTCACGGAGGCGGACCTCGACGGCGTCCTCGCAGGGGACCCGCGCCTCGACGCCATCATGCTCCCGAAGGCGACGGGCGCACGCGACGTAGACACCCTTGAAGCGATGTTGGCCGAACGTGGCTTCGACTTACCCGTGTTCTCGCTGGTCGAATCGGCCGCAGGCGTGTTGAACGCCGCCGACATTGCCGCCGCAGACGCCACGTCGGCGCTCGTGTTCGGCGCAGAAGACTTAGCCGCGGACATCGGCGCGACCCGCACCGAGAAGGGGACGGAAGTCCTCTACGCTCGCGAACACGCCGTTCTCGCGGCGAGCGCGGCAGGCGTCGATGCCATCGACACCGTTTACACCGCGATTCGTGACACCGACGGGCTCGCAGACGAGACCGCATTTGCCATCGAACTCGGCTATGACGGCAAGATGGCGATACATCCGGCACAGGTGTCGGTCATCAACGACGCGTTCACGCCCGAGAGCGACCAAGTCGAGTGGGCAACTGCCGTCCTCGCCGCACGCGACGAAGCCGAGGCGGAGGGGCGCGGCGTGTTCCGCGTGAACGACGAGATGATTGATGCCCCGCTCATCGCACAGGCAGAGCGAATCGTCGCTCGCGCACGGGCCGCAAACCTGCTATAG